A region from the Tachyglossus aculeatus isolate mTacAcu1 chromosome Y4, mTacAcu1.pri, whole genome shotgun sequence genome encodes:
- the GNB2 gene encoding guanine nucleotide-binding protein G(I)/G(S)/G(T) subunit beta-2 — protein MSELEQLRQEAEQLRNQIRDARKACGDSTLTQITAGLDPVGRIQMRTRRTLRGHLAKIYAMHWGTDSRLLVSASQDGKLIIWDSYTTNKVHAIPLRSSWVMTCAYAPSGNFVACGGLDNICSIYSLKTREGNVRVSRELPGHTGYLSCCRFLDDNQIITSSGDTTCALWDIETGQQTVGFAGHSGDVMSLSLAPDGRSFVSGACDASIKLWDVRDSMCRQTFTGHESDINAVAFFPNGHAFTTGSDDATCRLFDLRADQELLMYSHDNIICGITSVAFSRSGRLLLAGYDDFNCNIWDAMKGDRAGVLAGHDNRVSCLGVTDDGMAVATGSWDSFLKIWN, from the exons ATGAGCGAGTTGGAGCAGCTGAGACAGGAGGCCGAGCAGCTCCGGAACCAGATCCgg GACGCGCGGAAAGCATGCGGGGACTCCACGCTGACCCAG ATCACAGCCGGGCTCGACCCCGTGGGGCGGATCCAGATGAGGACACGGCGGACCCTGCGCGGACACCTGGCCAAGATCTACGCCATGCACTGGGGGACGGACTCCAG GCTCCTGGTCAGCGCCTCCCAGGATGGGAAACTAATCATCTGGGACAGTTACACCACCAACAAG GTCCACGCCATCCCGCTCCGCTCCTCCTGGGTGATGACCTGCGCCTACGCCCCGTCCGGGAACTTCGTGGCGTGCGGGGGTCTGGACAACATCTGCTCCATCTACAGCCTCAAAACCCGCGAGGGCAACGTGCGAGTCAGCCGCGAGCTGCCCGGGCACACCG GCTACCTTTCCTGCTGCCGCTTCCTGGATGACAACCAAATCATCACCAGCTCTGGGGACACCACCTG TGCACTGTGGGACATCGAGACGGGGCAGCAGACGGTGGGCTTCGCCGGGCACAGCGGGGACGTGATGTCGCTGTCGCTGGCCCCCGACGGGCGCAGCTTCGTGTCCGGGGCCTGCGACGCCTCCATCAAGCTGTGGGACGTGAGGGACTCCATGTGCCGGCAGACCTTCACGGGCCACGAGTCCGACATCAACGCCGTGGCG ttCTTCCCCAACGGGCACGCCTTCACCACGGGGTCGGACGACGCCACGTGCCGCCTGTTTGACCTGCGGGCGGACCAGGAGCTGCTCATGTACTCGCACGACAACATCATCTGCGGCATCACCTCCGTGGCCTTCTCCCGCAGCGGCCGCCTCCTCCTCGCCGGCTACGACGACTTCAACTGCAACATCTGGGACGCCATGAAGGGCGACCGCGCAG GCGTCCTCGCCGGCCACGACAACCGCGTGAGCTGCCTGGGCGTGACGGACGACGGGATGGCGGTGGCCACGGGCTCCTGGGACTCCTTCCTCAAGATCTGGAATTAG